In Archocentrus centrarchus isolate MPI-CPG fArcCen1 chromosome 16, fArcCen1, whole genome shotgun sequence, a single window of DNA contains:
- the LOC115794846 gene encoding zinc finger protein 628 isoform X3, whose product MFQFGKYNLDIIEMLSGHQAHQFKGLGLDRQLQHQQQVQLHQHQLQQQQQQQAESSGALLSGLGLGPLQGSRGYHDDHRSQGNPSPCYSGASPCGSGMAGPALRKAPLAPTLHPHSQSHNQHHHPQQQPHLPLSSLLDDSEDDVTSSVNNAISAITAASNSGSRGDDRGDIIGGLLGGLGLGPLGSPSSTSGMDKNFRGGGSQEPMSSNPQNPTAKPKRPRKPRAKKDPAAVGQPPKRRQYTPRMGPSGLPRTHLCSVCGKGFARRETLRRHDRIHTGEKPHHCTVCGKYFREAFHLSKHQTVHSGAKNYKCSICGKEFGYSQSLRRHSKLHQKGEMEEVPTTPAPETLNSFNPNPQCSVAQDRSQNQAPSTSSYYPYSQDVKPQDTNPQPQPPPPPQPQAPPPPRLYTCAICWKSFRHHFHLTAHHQTVHEGGGEKLFCCEVCGKAFAYSNSLTRHRQSQHGMTRPESSNPQEGSSGSGDHRGGSDVNQSTSESEAATNALLQMAPSNEGHGGQSLSVVTHSHQQAPPHPPAGYSPLFYDAAAAQSSASTAPAYSQPLPPNSTIMPPQHPHSPAGVKGEHIYPAGSRSRTLHTTAPFQPLTELPSTEHHHLHHHHHHSHHHPHHQSGTQPHQNPDCDVQSSHDDMRRHKKKKKKSNRRNWKGNKWESQDLVRFDGIKRKRKISCTVRGQLNKKQGSLRLTIRRGGGSGGGGYKLVNTGGMKVQILSSLKVPVKRFGCPVCPNSVFSRKAGLLVHMAVKHPQKALSTQERLRCSVCGKQSHRPLAAFIHRASHRARGTFSCRRCSARFWNATLLHRHKVSCRRRAKGLQRGDAKRLKLSKRPGERQTHEGHEEMPFLQGPYRY is encoded by the exons ATGTTCCAATTTGGAAAATACAATCTGGACATTATAGAGATGTTAAGTGGGCACCAGGCCCACCAATTCAAAGGCCTCGGTTTAGATCGACAGCTACAACATCAGCAGCAAGTGCAGCTTCACCAGCATcaactccagcagcagcagcagcagcaggctgagTCTTCTGGAGCTCTTCTGTCTGGACTTGGCTTGGGCCCCCTGCAGGGGTCTAGAG GCTACCATGATGACCACCGTTCTCAAGGTAATCCATCTCCATGCTACTCTGGTGCCTCCCCATGTGGAAGTGGGATGGCGGGCCCAGCTCTGAGAAAGGCACCCCTGGCCCCAACACTGCATCCACATTCACAGAGCCACAACCAGCACCACCATCCGCAGCAACAGCCCCACCTGCCCCTCTCTTCTCTACTGGATGACTCAGAAGATGATGTCACTAGCTCTGTGAATAATGCAATCTCTGCTATAACAGCGGCTAGTAACAGTGGAAGTAGAGGGGATGACAGGGGAGACATCATAGGAGGCCTGCTAGGTGGTCTTGGTTTAGGACCTCTGGGCTCACCTTCATCCACGTCTGGTATGGATAAGAATTTCAGAGGTGGTGGGAGTCAGGAACCTATGAGCAGCAACCCACAGAATCCTACTGCCAAACCAAAACGTCCCCGCAAACCAAGAGCTAAGAAAGATCCTGCAGCTGTCGGACAGCCCCCCAAACGTAGGCAGTACACTCCCAGAATGGGGCCCAGCGGGCTCCCACGCACACACCTCTGTAGTGTCTGTGGTAAGGGATTTGCACGCCGCGAGACCCTGCGCAGGCATGACCgcatccacacaggagagaagccCCATCACTGCACTGTTTGTGGAAAGTATTTCAGAGAGGCTTTTCACCTCAGCAAGCATCAAACAGTCCACTCTGGGGCAAAGAATTACAAATGCAGCATCTGTGGGAAAGAGTTTGGTTACTCCCAGAGCCTCAGGAGGCACAGCAAACTTCACCAGAAAGGGGAGATGGAGGAGGTACCCACCACACCGGCTCCGGAGACACTTAACAGCTTTAATCCAAATCCTCAATGTAGCGTGGCCCAAGATCGGAGCCAGAACCAAGCACCAAGCACCTCCTCCTATTACCCCTATTCCCAAGACGTCAAGCCTCAAGACACCAACCCCCAGCCCCagcctcctcccccaccccaaccACAGGCCCCACCGCCACCTCGACTTTACACCTGCGCTATTTGCTGGAAGTCGTTCCGTCACCACTTTCATCTGACTGCCCATCACCAGACAGTTCACGAAGGAGGGGGCGAAAAGCTCTTCTGCTGCGAGGTATGTGGGAAAGCATTTGCCTACTCTAATAGCCTCACACGACACAGGCAGTCTCAGCATGGCATGACCCGCCCCGAATCATCTAACCCGCAAGAAGGCAGCAGTGGGTCTGGAGACCACCGAGGTGGGAGTGATGTTAATCAGTCAACATCTGAGAGCGAGGCTGCCACCAATGCACTGCTTCAGATGGCGCCTTCCAACGAAGGCCACGGAGGGCAAAGTCTAAGTGTTGTCACTCATAGCCACCAGCAAGCACCCCCACATCCACCAGCTGGTTACTCTCCCCTCTTTTatgatgctgcagctgctcagtcTTCTGCCTCTACTGCCCCAGCTTACTCTCAGCCTCTTCCTCCCAACTCTACAATCATGCCCCCACAGCATCCACATTCTCCAGCTGGGGTGAAAGGAGAGCACATATATCCAGCTGGATCCCGTAGCCGAACGCTTCACACCACGGCCCCGTTCCAGCCCCTCACGGAACTGCCCTCCACTGAACATCATCATCtgcatcaccatcatcatcactccCACCATCATCCCCATCATCAGTCAGGCACCCAGCCCCACCAAAACCCCGACTGCGACGTCCAGTCGTCACACGATGATATGAGAcgacacaagaagaaaaaaaaaaagtccaacagGAGAAATTGGAAGGGAAATAAATGGGAGTCCCAAGATTTAGTCAGATTTGATGGAatcaaaagaaagagaaagataaGTTGTACAGTAAGAGGGCAGTTGAATAAAAAACAAGGCTCTCTTCGTTTGACAATTAGGCGAGGAGGAGGATCAGGTGGTGGTGGGTATAAGCTTGTCAACACTGGTGGAATGAAAGTGCAGATCCTGTCATCTCTCAAAGTTCCTGTGAAACGTTTTGGCTGTCCAGTATGCCCCAATTCTGTGTTTTCCCGTAAAGCGGGACTGCTTGTCCACATGGCAGTTAAACACCCACAAAAAGCCTTGAGCACTCAGGAGCGACttaggtgcagtgtgtgtgggaagcagtCTCACAGGCCTTTGGCAGCCTTCATTCATCGGGCCTCCCACCGTGCCAGAGGGACTTTCTCCTGCCGACGCTGCTCCGCTCGCTTTTGGAACGCTACTCTTCTTCACAGGCACAAGGTGTCCTGCCGCCGCAGGGCTAAAGGACTGCAGAGGGGAGATGCTAAGAGGCTGAAGCTTTCAAAGAGACCAGGAGAAAGACAGACCCATGAGGGTCATGAAGAGATGCCATTCCTACAGGGACCATACAGATACTGA
- the LOC115794846 gene encoding uncharacterized protein LOC115794846 isoform X2: MFQFGKYNLDIIEMLSGHQAHQFKGLGLDRQLQHQQQVQLHQHQLQQQQQQQAESSGALLSGLGLGPLQGSRGNAFSDSASIFAKMSAPPPPPLQQQPSSSQSSRSKSSKMSSSSSSHSSGYPQFLRSFHPSEAALAQEQLHPGVGRFEHFAGGSSSSGSAGGLGGLVTSAPPPPPPLHPGLSVPQASPGPSSSSPSPSTSVAASNNPSSSSSAVSSLGHQLVGAQSDARSLHQQFSCMLAANQYFLSGVPANASLEQFLVQQGTHNHLGIGLSQTSGEPSTSLAPPPALHSSHSHGHSTPQPQQTPQQPPQQQQLPPHTLSHPHSHSHPHHPLHPGSQPSSLGSFDFQGIPVLSSNQIASLMQQEAGLPLPLPLHLSLSKDDGKGESSGGGSSSSSNSSSRRKKAMAGYLPQRKSDNSSSSSNNHGHSGNPSTSSNGGLNHGQPPALIGSGVGMSNMGGEPSSLLASSSSSSSVVSSSSSSAPSSTAASVLVTNDSHLSKSDNQSSMQPNATESDTEPVYSCGECGKSFPQLSSLRRHMRMHEPTTAGTSNTATTGPNPVHIKTQSDPSLPHSTQEPPQPSSNSCSSPDKIFHCPDCGKGFKKKGHLLQHGVIHSSARPYGCSTCSRAFNRRESLTRHEKIHEEKPFRCPACGRAFRESTSLLNHAASGTCGKPGYHDDHRSQGNPSPCYSGASPCGSGMAGPALRKAPLAPTLHPHSQSHNQHHHPQQQPHLPLSSLLDDSEDDVTSSVNNAISAITAASNSGSRGDDRGDIIGGLLGGLGLGPLGSPSSTSGMDKNFRGGGSQEPMSSNPQNPTAKPKRPRKPRAKKDPAAVGQPPKRRQYTPRMGPSGLPRTHLCSVCGKGFARRETLRRHDRIHTGEKPHHCTVCGKYFREAFHLSKHQTVHSGAKNYKCSICGKEFGYSQSLRRHSKLHQKGEMEEVPTTPAPETLNSFNPNPQCSVAQDRSQNQAPSTSSYYPYSQDVKPQDTNPQPQPPPPPQPQAPPPPRLYTCAICWKSFRHHFHLTAHHQTVHEGGGEKLFCCEVCGKAFAYSNSLTRHRQSQHGMTRPESSNPQEGSSGSGDHRGGSDVNQSTSESEAATNALLQMAPSNEGHGGQSLSVVTHSHQQAPPHPPAGYSPLFYDAAAAQSSASTAPAYSQPLPPNSTIMPPQHPHSPAGVKGEHIYPAGSRSRTLHTTAPFQPLTELPSTEHHHLHHHHHHSHHHPHHQSGTQPHQNPDCDVQSSHDDMRRHKKKKKKSNRRNWKGNKWESQDLVRFDGIKRKRKISCTVRGQLNKKQGSLRLTIRRGGGSGGGGYKLVNTGGMKVQILSSLKVPVKRFGCPVCPNSVFSRKAGLLVHMAVKHPQKALSTQERLRCSVCGKQSHRPLAAFIHRASHRARGTFSCRRCSARFWNATLLHRHKVSCRRRAKGLQRGDAKRLKLSKRPGERQTHEGHEEMPFLQGPYRY; the protein is encoded by the exons ATGTTCCAATTTGGAAAATACAATCTGGACATTATAGAGATGTTAAGTGGGCACCAGGCCCACCAATTCAAAGGCCTCGGTTTAGATCGACAGCTACAACATCAGCAGCAAGTGCAGCTTCACCAGCATcaactccagcagcagcagcagcagcaggctgagTCTTCTGGAGCTCTTCTGTCTGGACTTGGCTTGGGCCCCCTGCAGGGGTCTAGAGGTAACGCCTTTTCTGATTCTGCCTCCATTTTTGCCAAGATGAGtgcccctcctcccccaccttTACAACAACAGCCTTCCTCATCTCAGAGCTCTCGTTCAAAGTCAAGCaagatgagcagcagcagctcaagcCATTCTTCAGGCTATCCACAGTTCCTGCGCTCTTTCCACCCGTCTGAGGCAGCACTAGCACAGGAGCAGTTACACCCAGGTGTAGGCCGCTTTGAGCACTTTGCTGGGGGAAGTAGCAGTAGTGGGAGTGCTGGGGGATTAGGAGGATTAGTAACATCAGCACCTCCACCTCCCCCTCCTCTGCATCCTGGCCTCTCTGTCCCCCAGGCATCACCTggtccctcttcttcttctccttccccTTCAACCTCTGTGGCAGCCTCTAATAACCCTTCTAGCAGCAGCAGTGCAGTCAGCTCATTGGGACACCAGTTGGTTGGGGCCCAGTCTGATGCACGGAGCCTTCACCAACAGTTTAGTTGCATGTTAGCTGCTAATCAGTATTTTCTTTCTGGGGTGCCTGCTAATGCTAGTTTAGAACAATTTCTTGTTCAACAGGGAACTCATAACCATTTAGGGATTGGTTTAAGTCAGACAAGTGGAGAGCCTAGTACTAGCCTTGCTCCGCCTCCTGCTTTGCACTCTTCTCACTCACATGGCCACTCCACTCCCCAGCCACAACAGACTCCACAGCAACctccccagcagcagcagcttccgcCTCACACCCTTTCTCATCCTCACTCTCATTCTCATCCTCACCACCCTCTCCACCCAGGCTCTCAGCCCTCATCACTGGGCAGCTTTGACTTCCAGGGCATTCCTGTACTCTCGTCAAATCAGATAGCTTCTCTGATgcagcaggaagcaggtttGCCCCTCCCTTTGCCTCTTCATTTATCCTTGTCTAAGGATGATGGTAAAGGGGAAAGTAGTGGAGGTGGAAGTAGTAGTAGCAGCAACAGTAGCAGCAGGAGGAAGAAAGCTATGGCTGGCTATTTGCCACAGAGAAAATCTGACAacagtagtagtagcagtaacAACCATGGCCACAGTGGTAATCCCAGCACAAGTAGTAACGGAGGGCTAAATCATGGTCAGCCACCGGCTTTAATTGGGAGTGGGGTTGGTATGTCAAATATGGGTGGAGAACCGTCATCCCTGCTTGcctcatcatcttcatcctcatcagtagtttcttcttcctcctcctctgctccctcTTCCACTGCTGCCTCAGTACTGGTTACTAATGATTCTCACCTTTCTAAATCTGATAACCAGAGCTCAATGCAACCCAACGCCACAGAGTCTGACACAGAGCCCGTTTATAGCTGTGGAGAGTGTGGCAAAAGCTTCCCTCAACTTTCAAGCCTTCGCAGGCATATGCGCATGCATGAGCCAACCACAGCAGGTACTAGCAATACTGCCACTACTGGCCCAAACCCCgttcacataaaaacacagtctGACCCAAGCCTTCCCCATTCGACCCAAGAACCTCCCCAACCCTCATCCAATTCTTGTTCTAGCCCAGACAAAATATTTCATTGCCCTGATTGTGGCAAAGGCTTTAAGAAAAAAGGGCACCTCCTGCAACATGGTGTTATACACTCTTCAGCCCGCCCATATGGCTGCTCCACCTGCTCTCGGGCTTTTAATCGTAGAGAGTCACTGACACGGCATGAGAAGATACATGAGGAAAAGCCATTCCGATGTCCCGCCTGTGGTCGTGCCTTCCGTGAGAGCACCTCTCTACTCAACCATGCTGCCTCAGGCACCTGCGGCAAGCCAG GCTACCATGATGACCACCGTTCTCAAGGTAATCCATCTCCATGCTACTCTGGTGCCTCCCCATGTGGAAGTGGGATGGCGGGCCCAGCTCTGAGAAAGGCACCCCTGGCCCCAACACTGCATCCACATTCACAGAGCCACAACCAGCACCACCATCCGCAGCAACAGCCCCACCTGCCCCTCTCTTCTCTACTGGATGACTCAGAAGATGATGTCACTAGCTCTGTGAATAATGCAATCTCTGCTATAACAGCGGCTAGTAACAGTGGAAGTAGAGGGGATGACAGGGGAGACATCATAGGAGGCCTGCTAGGTGGTCTTGGTTTAGGACCTCTGGGCTCACCTTCATCCACGTCTGGTATGGATAAGAATTTCAGAGGTGGTGGGAGTCAGGAACCTATGAGCAGCAACCCACAGAATCCTACTGCCAAACCAAAACGTCCCCGCAAACCAAGAGCTAAGAAAGATCCTGCAGCTGTCGGACAGCCCCCCAAACGTAGGCAGTACACTCCCAGAATGGGGCCCAGCGGGCTCCCACGCACACACCTCTGTAGTGTCTGTGGTAAGGGATTTGCACGCCGCGAGACCCTGCGCAGGCATGACCgcatccacacaggagagaagccCCATCACTGCACTGTTTGTGGAAAGTATTTCAGAGAGGCTTTTCACCTCAGCAAGCATCAAACAGTCCACTCTGGGGCAAAGAATTACAAATGCAGCATCTGTGGGAAAGAGTTTGGTTACTCCCAGAGCCTCAGGAGGCACAGCAAACTTCACCAGAAAGGGGAGATGGAGGAGGTACCCACCACACCGGCTCCGGAGACACTTAACAGCTTTAATCCAAATCCTCAATGTAGCGTGGCCCAAGATCGGAGCCAGAACCAAGCACCAAGCACCTCCTCCTATTACCCCTATTCCCAAGACGTCAAGCCTCAAGACACCAACCCCCAGCCCCagcctcctcccccaccccaaccACAGGCCCCACCGCCACCTCGACTTTACACCTGCGCTATTTGCTGGAAGTCGTTCCGTCACCACTTTCATCTGACTGCCCATCACCAGACAGTTCACGAAGGAGGGGGCGAAAAGCTCTTCTGCTGCGAGGTATGTGGGAAAGCATTTGCCTACTCTAATAGCCTCACACGACACAGGCAGTCTCAGCATGGCATGACCCGCCCCGAATCATCTAACCCGCAAGAAGGCAGCAGTGGGTCTGGAGACCACCGAGGTGGGAGTGATGTTAATCAGTCAACATCTGAGAGCGAGGCTGCCACCAATGCACTGCTTCAGATGGCGCCTTCCAACGAAGGCCACGGAGGGCAAAGTCTAAGTGTTGTCACTCATAGCCACCAGCAAGCACCCCCACATCCACCAGCTGGTTACTCTCCCCTCTTTTatgatgctgcagctgctcagtcTTCTGCCTCTACTGCCCCAGCTTACTCTCAGCCTCTTCCTCCCAACTCTACAATCATGCCCCCACAGCATCCACATTCTCCAGCTGGGGTGAAAGGAGAGCACATATATCCAGCTGGATCCCGTAGCCGAACGCTTCACACCACGGCCCCGTTCCAGCCCCTCACGGAACTGCCCTCCACTGAACATCATCATCtgcatcaccatcatcatcactccCACCATCATCCCCATCATCAGTCAGGCACCCAGCCCCACCAAAACCCCGACTGCGACGTCCAGTCGTCACACGATGATATGAGAcgacacaagaagaaaaaaaaaaagtccaacagGAGAAATTGGAAGGGAAATAAATGGGAGTCCCAAGATTTAGTCAGATTTGATGGAatcaaaagaaagagaaagataaGTTGTACAGTAAGAGGGCAGTTGAATAAAAAACAAGGCTCTCTTCGTTTGACAATTAGGCGAGGAGGAGGATCAGGTGGTGGTGGGTATAAGCTTGTCAACACTGGTGGAATGAAAGTGCAGATCCTGTCATCTCTCAAAGTTCCTGTGAAACGTTTTGGCTGTCCAGTATGCCCCAATTCTGTGTTTTCCCGTAAAGCGGGACTGCTTGTCCACATGGCAGTTAAACACCCACAAAAAGCCTTGAGCACTCAGGAGCGACttaggtgcagtgtgtgtgggaagcagtCTCACAGGCCTTTGGCAGCCTTCATTCATCGGGCCTCCCACCGTGCCAGAGGGACTTTCTCCTGCCGACGCTGCTCCGCTCGCTTTTGGAACGCTACTCTTCTTCACAGGCACAAGGTGTCCTGCCGCCGCAGGGCTAAAGGACTGCAGAGGGGAGATGCTAAGAGGCTGAAGCTTTCAAAGAGACCAGGAGAAAGACAGACCCATGAGGGTCATGAAGAGATGCCATTCCTACAGGGACCATACAGATACTGA